From Solibacillus sp. FSL W7-1464:
GATCACGAGATCCTGATCCTTCGCGACGAGCACCGCCTTCACGACGACCTCCTTCACGACTTCCGCTACCAGAACGGCTTCCGCCACCTTCACGACGGCGATCTCCACCGCGACGGTCACCACCGCCACGGTTGCCACCACCACGGTTACGGTCATTACCGCCACGGCCGCGGCCTCCGCCACCTTGTGAACGGTCACGACGCATTGGTAATGGACGCTCTTCCGATAATGATACTGGTGTAGCATCCGGTTCTTTAGTAATTGATTTAAGCGCTGCTGCAACTAAGTCAAGTGCTTCGTTATTTTCCAATAACTTAGCTGCTAAATCACGGTAATTGCCTAAATCATTATTTTGTACTAATTCAACTAATGATTGCATTGCATCTTCTTGTAAGCCTACCAATGCTTCTTCAGATGAAGGTGGACGTAAAGGAGTCATACGTTTTTTCGTAGTTTCTTCTACGATGCGTAAGTAACCCATTTCACGAGGTGTTACGAATGTTACTGCAACACCAGATTTACCAGCACGGCCTGTACGACCGATACGGTGAACGTATGATTCCGGATCTTGTGGAATGTCAAAGTTGTAAACATGTGTTACACCTGAAATATCCAATCCACGAGCTGCAACGTCTGTTGCGATTAGGATATCGATTTTACCTTCTTTAAACTGACGCAAAACAGAAATACGTTTCGCCTGAGATAAGTCACCATGGATACCTTCCGCTAAGAAGCCACGTAAACCTAAAGCTTGGCTTAACTCATCAACACGGCGTTTCGTACGACCGAAAATGATTGCTAATTCTGGTTTTTGTGAATCCAATAGACGAGATAAAGCATCGAATTTCTCGCGCTCTGTTGCTTTTACGAAGAATTGTTCAATGTTTTCCATTGTTAATTCTTTCGCTTTAATTTTTACGATTTCAGGATTTTTCATGAATGTCTCTGCAATTTTGCGGATTGCTGGAGGCATTGTCGCTGAGAATAGTAATGTTTGGCGATCCGATGGTACGTTTTCTAAAATTGCATTAATATCATCGATGAAGCCCATGTTTAACATTTCGTCAGCTTCGTCTAAAACTAAAGTTTGAACTTCGTCTAAACGTAAAGTACGACGGTTAATATGGTCTTGAATACGACCTGGTGTACCTACAATAATTTGAGGTTTATTTTTTAATGCACGGATTTGACGGCCGATTTCTTGACCACCATACACCGATAATAATTTTACACGCTTGTCATAGCCTAATTTATAAAGTTCTTCCGAAACTTGGATTGCTAATTCGCGAGTAGGAGCAATTACCAAAGCTTGGATATTCGGATTTTTTGGATCGATTTTCTCAATTAAAGGAATACCAAATGCAGCTGTTTTACCAGTACCTGTTTGTGCTTGACCTAAAACGTCACGGCCAGCCATTGCAAATGTTACTGTTCCTTCTTGGATTGGTGTTGCTTCTTCAAATCCCATACGCTTAATAGAACGTAATGTCGATTCACTAATGTTTAATTCTGAAAAATTTGTCAAACTCTTCATTCTCCTTTTTCCTGTATAAGTTGACAAATGGTTACATTTTCAGATGAAATGGCGGCAAATTTTCGAGCCATTGTATGTGGAACGTTTCCGTTACTTAAAAATTCTCTCTGCTTCGTATGCAGAGTCTCTTATATGAAAAGGAAAGCCCGGTCATTGCCGAGCGGTTCAATTCTACCGTTTCTAATTGGTTGTTGCTTTTGTAAAAAATAGAATAAAACCGTTTATCAAAAAAAAGCACTCTTCACCCATAAGTCTGAAGAGTCTTCGCACAAAATGTATCCATTGCTTTTATTAGTCTAACATGGGTTGTAACGGTATGCAATGATATTGCCTTGTATCGAAATAGTCAGATATTTAATGCTCCAATAAAAATCGATACACTTGGTCAAACCATCGCTCACAATCATCACTGTAACAAATATGATGTTTTCCACAATCTGAAATATACATTTGCTTTTTCTGCGACTGAATTTGTTCATATAAAATTTGGGCTGTTGTACTGGGCACAATACCATCAAGCTCCCCTTGTACAATAAATGTAGGGCACTGAATGTTTTTAATATAAGGTTCCGTTTTTTTCACGACCTTCATAAATTCAATCGTTGCTGTTAACGGAACATTTTTAAATTTAAATTTATAACGTGCAAACAATTCGTTTTCTTCTAACTTTTTATGCACCATATCCTGGGCAATTGCTCGAACATCTTTCACTAATTGTGTAGGACTCACATACTTGGCTGCAGCACTTAGGAGTACTAACTTCTTTACTGGGTAACGTATAGATAAGTACATCGCAATGACACCACCCATTGAAAAGCCGACGACAATGACTTCATCAACTTGCTTTTTCAACTGCCGATATGCGATTTCCGCTTCCATCATCCAGTGCTCAGCTTTATAACCTTTCATCGCCAAGTGCTCTGCATCGCCGTGACCTGAAAATGTCGGAATACTTACTGTCCAATCTATTCGTTGCTCTATATAATGCGCAAAAGGCTCCACTTCATACGGTCCACCTGAAAATCCATGTAAAAACAGGACGCCGATTTTCATTAAAACACCCGCTTTCAATGAGCTGTTATTATTTATAATAAGCGACATTTTAAGTCGAAAAAAGTTTTTGCGCCAAAAAAATGAGCTAGCACTAGGCTAACTCAATTGAATGGATAATTTTCTCCAACTGCATTCCACGAGAACCTTTAACTAGAAGGATGGACTCGTCTGTTGCATGAGATTGGATTTTTTCGATAATCGGTGCGTACTCATTTTCGGAATACACTAAATGCCCAGCATCAAATTTCTCTTGCAGTTTATTGTGGAGCCACTTCATACGCGGACCATATAAGCAAACATAGCTTATTTCTTCAGGATGAATATGCGCGGCGATTCCTTCATGCATCTGCTTTTCATCGTCCCCGAGCTCAAGCATATCCCCGAGTATAAGCCACTTTTCAGCACGAATCGTCGTTTGCTCAGCAAATTGAATAGCAGCATGCATCGATGTCGGTGCCGCATTATACGCATCATTAATAAATAATAAATCGCCGACCGGAACAAGCTGCATCCGCATATCTGTCAAAACTACTTTCTTTAATGCTCCGCGAATTTGTTCATCGGTCAAACCTAATGCCTTGCTCACCAGCATTGCACTTAATGTATTCTTTACTTGGTGTTCTCCTAAAACCGAAATAAAGAAATCACCTTGTATTACTCCATCTACATGGAAGCTGCTTCCTTGTGCTGTCGCTTTAATTTGCGAAGCTGCCAAATTCTGTTCCCGGCTAAAACCAAATGCCTGTGTTTTTAACTGCGGTGTTTTTGCAACTAAGTTTTGAAGTAACGGCTCATCACCATCATAAAAAAGAATCCCTTCTTCAGACAATCCTTTTACAATTTCAAACTTCGCCTTCGCAATTCCTTCGCGCGATCCTAAATCTTGCATATGGGCTTCACCAATATTTGTAATAATGGCATAATGTGGTCGGGCCAGCTTCGTCAGAAATTCAATTTCACCGAAACCGCTCATCCCCATCTCCAATACGGAAACTTCTGTATCTTCATCAAGCTGTAGAATCGTAATCGGCAAACCGAGCTGATTATTAAAGTTTCCGATCGTCTTTTGTACTTTAAAGTATGGAGAAAGTGCCCCTGCCAAAATATCTTTTGACGACGTTTTACCATTGGAACCGGTAATTCCGATAAATGTTGCTTTATGCTCATTACGGTAACATTCTGCCATTTTCTGAAGTGCAAGCTCCGGGTCTTCCACGAAAATTAATGGCAAATGTGCCGGAGGATTCGGCTCATCGATCATCCATAAAGAAGCTGCCGCGCCTTTTTCAAATGCCTGCTCGACAAAACGGTGCCCGTTTACGGCTTCTCCACGGAAAGGAATAAATAAATCCCCTTTTGCAATTGTCCGTGTGTCAATGGAAATACCTGTGACAATCGTTTCAGGAAATGACTGATTTTCTATCGTTAACCATGCTGCAATTTGCTGTAAACTTTTTTTCACTTTTTATCCCACTCAATCTCTGTTGTATTGAAGCTGTTGTTTTTCTGTAAAACGTTCCAGTGCAAAGCCAATCAGCTCTTTAATTAACTGCGGATATGGCAAATCTGTATGCTGCCACAGCAACGGATACATGCTTACCGGGGTAAATCCTGGCATCGTGTTTACTTCATTGATGAAAATTTCGTTGTTTTCAGTTACGAAGAAATCTGCCCGCACTAAACCTGCTCCATCAATTGCTTTAAACGCTCTTTTCGCCATATCAACTAAATCTCTATAGACATCATCTTGCAATGGTGCCGGAATAATTAATGCTGTCGAACCATCTTTATATTTTGAATCATAATCGTAAAACTCAGTCATCGGCTTAATCTCGCCTGCTACTGAAACGTTGGGTGTATCATTCCCTAACACAGCAAGTTCAATTTCCCGTGCTGTGACACCTTGTTCGATTACAATTTTACGGTCATATTGCAGTGCAAATTGAACAGCTTTTTCCAGTTCCGAAGCATTCGTCGCTTTGCTGATCCCTACACTTGATCCTAAGTTAGCTGGTTTAACAAACATCGGATACCCTAAAGATTGTTCGCATCTTTTGATCCAAGCTTCTTTCTCCCGTTCCCATTCGCTTCGAATAAAGTATTCATAAGGTAATTGCGGCAAGTTTGCCATTTCAAACAATTGCTTCATAACTACCTTATCCATACCTGATGCCGAACCAAGAACACCATTCCCCACATAAGGAATGTTCAGCACTTCCAGAAAGCCCTGTACCGTTCCATCTTCGCCGTTCGTGCCATGTAGTAAAGGAAAAATGACATCAAATGGAGTATCCATATGTTTTGCAATAAATTGCGTAATATTATTTTCAGACTGGTCTGATACTGTCGTAAATTGTAATTGTTCAATCGTTTGAGCGGGTTCTGTTAATTGAGGTCCAACACGCCATTCACCCTTCAATGTAATAAAAATCGGGAAAACGTCAAACTCATTAAAATCCAATGCTTGCGTTACTGCTTTTGCAGTTGAGAGTGATACTTCATGCTCGGCTGACTTACCACCATATAATAAACCAATTCTTTTTTTCATTTTTTTGACCTCCAGTTTTCACTAACCTTATTTTATCACGAATGCACTAAACGCTGAAATCGGATAAAAAACACCCACTGCCCTGTTCGCTGTGAGTGTCAACTAATTTGTATTAATTCATCATAGCCTTGTTTTAATATTTCATCTAAATCGTCCCAAACTTCATCAGGGTAATCATAATCACTCAGCACCCGGATTTCGACTCCGTAATGGGAATTTGGTTTATCTAGTTTATATAATGACAGTAATGCGCCTTCCTTAGCAAAAGGTCGATATAATCTTAATGTAGAAGGATCGATTGTCGGTGAATTGATTTTATTCTTTCTTCTCCAAAAGCTCCCAACACCTTCTTTATCTCTTATCATTCGATTAAATAAATTTGATACAAGTATTTCAGAATCACCTATAAAACGATAGTATACTTTTGTCATTTTGTCAGTTACAGATGAGTAATAAGCATAGCGATTTTGCAATTTATTGAAAAAAGGCGATGCAAGCGGTTCACGCTTATGACTTAAATAAAGAAGTTCTGCCTGTTCAAGGGGAGTTAACGTATTAATGTTTTTCTCTGTCGTAAAATCTACCCAGCATAAATCTTTCTTTAAATCGCTTTCCTTTTTCAGAAAATCGCGCATATCTTCATTTGTTACAAAATCAAATTGGGTATGCATATTAAAAGAGCCGTTGTCGTACGCGTGCTTTAATAACAGAACATTTTTTACGGGGTCGACCGAAACCATGAATTCCTTCAGTGTAAGACCACTATATATAACAAAATGTTCGACATCGTTCATATGAATATATAAATGATGCATAAAATCTTCAGCAGATTTCATTTTCTTCGCCACGATTTGCACGCCCCTTTAATATGAATAATATGATTATTATATGACTTCTCATTCAAATTTGAAACATTTTCTCACCTGTTTCGTCCAACTTTTAAATTAGTCTTACTAAAGTAATTTTTAAAAGAATATGATAAAGTATATAAAGCTTAAAACAATACAGCAATTTCCGTGAAAACTTTCCTATATCTGCGATTTTTTTTACGGGTAATGTTGTTACCGATTTAAAGAACCATCAACTTGTTGGTATCTTCTGGCCCTTTAACGGGTTAAATTTAATAATTTAAGGTGAAACGAATGGATACAAACAATTATAATTTCAATAAACGGTTCGACTGGACACTTACGATAATTTTGATCCTATTTTTAGGTGTGAGTTTACTTGCCATCGCCTCTGCGCAGACATCCGGGCAATACGGAACAAACTTTGTCCCGAAACAAATGCTTAACTATGCGATTTTTGCCTTCATTGTTGCAGTTGTCATGTACTTTGATCCCGACCAGTACAAAAAACTGGCCTGGCCCTTATATGGTATGGGGCTGATACTGCTTGTTGCCGTTGTGGCGATTCCGGCATCAACAGGCATCACAATTGAGCGGAACGGTGCGCACAGTTGGTTTAATACACCGATCGGAAGCATCCAGCCTGCCGAATTCATGAAGACGTTTTTCATTTTGTCCGCCGCTTATTTGATAAGCAGGCATAACGAAAAATACCAGATTAAAACAATAAAGTCCGATATGATCTTACTAGGTAAAATCGGTGTAACTTTAATCGTGCCGCTCGGTTTAATTATGCTTCAGCCGGATTTAGGTTCAGGCCTCGTATTCATAGCCATTACCGTTGCACTTGTGATTGTT
This genomic window contains:
- a CDS encoding DEAD/DEAH box helicase, with translation MTNFSELNISESTLRSIKRMGFEEATPIQEGTVTFAMAGRDVLGQAQTGTGKTAAFGIPLIEKIDPKNPNIQALVIAPTRELAIQVSEELYKLGYDKRVKLLSVYGGQEIGRQIRALKNKPQIIVGTPGRIQDHINRRTLRLDEVQTLVLDEADEMLNMGFIDDINAILENVPSDRQTLLFSATMPPAIRKIAETFMKNPEIVKIKAKELTMENIEQFFVKATEREKFDALSRLLDSQKPELAIIFGRTKRRVDELSQALGLRGFLAEGIHGDLSQAKRISVLRQFKEGKIDILIATDVAARGLDISGVTHVYNFDIPQDPESYVHRIGRTGRAGKSGVAVTFVTPREMGYLRIVEETTKKRMTPLRPPSSEEALVGLQEDAMQSLVELVQNNDLGNYRDLAAKLLENNEALDLVAAALKSITKEPDATPVSLSEERPLPMRRDRSQGGGGRGRGGNDRNRGGGNRGGGDRRGGDRRREGGGSRSGSGSREGGRREGGARREGSGSRDRRPRPRRED
- a CDS encoding D-alanine--D-alanine ligase — translated: MKKRIGLLYGGKSAEHEVSLSTAKAVTQALDFNEFDVFPIFITLKGEWRVGPQLTEPAQTIEQLQFTTVSDQSENNITQFIAKHMDTPFDVIFPLLHGTNGEDGTVQGFLEVLNIPYVGNGVLGSASGMDKVVMKQLFEMANLPQLPYEYFIRSEWEREKEAWIKRCEQSLGYPMFVKPANLGSSVGISKATNASELEKAVQFALQYDRKIVIEQGVTAREIELAVLGNDTPNVSVAGEIKPMTEFYDYDSKYKDGSTALIIPAPLQDDVYRDLVDMAKRAFKAIDGAGLVRADFFVTENNEIFINEVNTMPGFTPVSMYPLLWQHTDLPYPQLIKELIGFALERFTEKQQLQYNRD
- a CDS encoding UDP-N-acetylmuramoyl-tripeptide--D-alanyl-D-alanine ligase, whose protein sequence is MKKSLQQIAAWLTIENQSFPETIVTGISIDTRTIAKGDLFIPFRGEAVNGHRFVEQAFEKGAAASLWMIDEPNPPAHLPLIFVEDPELALQKMAECYRNEHKATFIGITGSNGKTSSKDILAGALSPYFKVQKTIGNFNNQLGLPITILQLDEDTEVSVLEMGMSGFGEIEFLTKLARPHYAIITNIGEAHMQDLGSREGIAKAKFEIVKGLSEEGILFYDGDEPLLQNLVAKTPQLKTQAFGFSREQNLAASQIKATAQGSSFHVDGVIQGDFFISVLGEHQVKNTLSAMLVSKALGLTDEQIRGALKKVVLTDMRMQLVPVGDLLFINDAYNAAPTSMHAAIQFAEQTTIRAEKWLILGDMLELGDDEKQMHEGIAAHIHPEEISYVCLYGPRMKWLHNKLQEKFDAGHLVYSENEYAPIIEKIQSHATDESILLVKGSRGMQLEKIIHSIELA
- a CDS encoding alpha/beta hydrolase → MKIGVLFLHGFSGGPYEVEPFAHYIEQRIDWTVSIPTFSGHGDAEHLAMKGYKAEHWMMEAEIAYRQLKKQVDEVIVVGFSMGGVIAMYLSIRYPVKKLVLLSAAAKYVSPTQLVKDVRAIAQDMVHKKLEENELFARYKFKFKNVPLTATIEFMKVVKKTEPYIKNIQCPTFIVQGELDGIVPSTTAQILYEQIQSQKKQMYISDCGKHHICYSDDCERWFDQVYRFLLEH